The sequence TCCTGCGGCGAGATCATCGTAAGGTGATCGCGGTGGACGGTACGTACGCCTCCGTCGCGGGGATGTGCATCGGCGACGAGTGGCGGGGGGACGTGGCGCGCGGAATTCCGCCGTGGCGCGACACCGGAGTGGAGTTCCGCGGCCCCGTGGCCGCCGCGATCGACCGCGCCTTCGCGCGCACCTGGTCCGTGGCGGGGGAGCCCCTCCCGGCGGACGAGATCCCCGATCCGGACGAGGTGCCGCGCGCCGGGGACGTGGCCGTGCGGGTGGTGGAGGGGGAGCCGGGGCGGTCGCGAATCTACCGGCTTTCGCAGTTCGTCGCGGTGGGGGTGGAGCGACGGCTCTGGATCACCGATCCTTACTTCGTAACGCCCCCGGCGATGACCGAGGCATTCGCCGCGGCGGCGCGAGACGGGGTAGACGTCCGGATCATCGTTCCGGCGTACAACAACTGGCCCATCGTGGGGGGCTTCTCCCGTGCCGGCTACCGGCCCCTGCTGGAGGCAGGGGTGCGTCTGTTCGAGTGGGAGGGGCCCATGATCCACGCGAAGACCGCTGTGGCGGACGGCATCTGGTCGCGGGTCGGTTCCAGCAACCTCAACCTGGCCAGCCTCCTCGGCAACTGGGAGCTGGACGTGGCCATCCTGGATCGGCAGGTGGCCGCGGAGATGGAGGACCTGTTCATCCAGGACATGCAGTCGTCGGTGGAGCTGCGGGTCCGGTCGGTGGAGGGTGGGTCGTTGGGAAAGCGCTTCGTGTACCGCGAGCCGGTGCTGGAGCAGACGGCGGAGCCGAACCGGCGCGAGGTGGAAGCCGCGCGCTCGGCGCGCGAGCGGGCGCCGCGAGGGCGGCGCCTCGGCCGGGTGCTCGGGCGGGTGGCGCGGGCCAGCTCGGTGCTCGGTCGTGCTCTGGTGGGACAGCGGCAGGTCGGTCGGGAGGATCGAGGCTGGATCCTGATGATCGCCGCCGGTACCCTGGGGCTGGCGGTGTTGGGCATCGTAGCCCCGCGGCTGCTTGCCTGGCCGCTTTCGTTCCTTCTGTTCTGGCTGGGGATCGGCAGCGTCTTCCGCGCCTGGCCGGGGCGCCGCAAGGGCTAGCGGAACGCCGGGGGATCGCGGAGGGTACTCAGCTCAGCTTTGCGTTCTGCGCATGCGCCGACAGGGTGGCGTTCGCGCACGGCCCAAGATCCTTCCATGGGGCAACTACATGGAACTTCGGTCCGCATTCTCCCTGTCGGTGTCGCTCGGGGTGGTCCTTGGTCTCGGCATTGTCGCGTCGAGCTCGAGCGACGCCGGCAGTTCGCCGGAGTTGGTCATCGCTGCCGTCCGGACCCTCACCGTTCCCCCCGTCCGCTTCGACCTCCCCATCGTTCCCAACTCTTCGGTTGATCGCTTCGTCTCGCTCTTCCGGGATGAGCAATCCGACCGCATGGCGCTCTATCTGAAGCGCGCCGGTCGATACGAGGGGATGATCCGGTCCAAGCTCCGCGAGCGGGGTCTGCCTGAGGACCTCGTCTATCTCTCCATGATCGAGTCCGGGTTCAATCCCAACGCCCGCTCCCGTGCGAGCGCCGTGGGGCTCTGGCAGTTCATGCCGGGTACGGCCCGAGACTACGGGCTGCGGGTCGACGCCTACGTGGACGAGCGCCGGCATCCGGAGCGCTCGACCGAGGCCGCGATCCGCTACCTGGAGGACCTGTATGAGGAGTTCGGCGCCTGGAATCTCGCTGCGGCCGCCTACAACACGGGCGCGGCACGGGTCGCGCAGGCAATGCGCGAGGTGACCGGAGCCGAGCGGGGGGTGGAAGCCGATTTCTGGCGTATCCGGCGCCGTTTGCCGGCCGACACTCGCGAATACGTGCCGCTCATCTTCGCCGCCGCGATCGTCGGGAAAGAGCCGCACAAGTACGGCATCGAGCAGGTCGAGCGCTGGCTTCCTCTACCCACCGACACCATCTCCGTACCGGGCGGCACCGCCCTCTCCACTCTCGCCGGCGAAATGGACGTCGACGTGGAGAACCTCCGCTCCCTCAATCCCCACCTGGTGAAATCCATGACGCCGCCGGGGCCGGATTACCCGGTGATCGTGCCGGATGGGGCCGCGCAGCGTTATGCCGCGGCGACTGGAGGTGCGAAGTCGCAGGCGGCCCGCGTGCGCACGCACGAGGTCAGGCAGGGGGAGTCGCTCACGCTCATTGCCCGCCGGCACGGCGTCAGCGTTGCCGCGCTGCGGCAGGCGAACGGGTTGGCTGAGGATTCGGTGGTTCGTCCCGGGCAGATCCTGCGCCTTCCGGTCTGAAACCTGCTGCCTCTCGCGGCGTAGACAATGAAGCCGACGTTGTGCGGAGTCGGGCTCGGGGGTGCGACTACCCTGGCTTCCCGGTTCCGCATTTCTCTTGACCCCCCTGATCGAGGAGTGGATCAATGCGCTTGCGACGTGTCGCGGGCCTCATGCTGATTGGAGTGACGCTTTCGGGCTGCGGATACAACCGCATTCAGGAACTCGACGAGCGTACGGAAGAGCTCAAATCAAACATCGGCGTGGAGCTCACCAACCGGAACTCGCTGATCCCGAACCTGGTGGCAACCGTTCAGGGGGCGGCTGAGTTCGAGCGAGGGACGTACACGGAAGTCGCGCAAGCTCGCGCCGGGCAGCTGACGCAGGCGCAGCAGGCGTTGCAACAGGCGGTGCAGAGCGGAGATGTCGAGCAGATGGCGGCGGCCGAGGGGCAGCTGAACGGTCAGTTGCGTGCCTTTATCCAGGTCGCGGTCGAGGCCTACCCACAGCTACGCGCGCAGCAGAACTTCATGGCGCTCCAGGACCAGCTCGCGGAGAGCGAGAACCGGATCAGCGTTGCGCGCCGAGACTACAACGAGGCGGTACGCGCCTACAACACCTACATACGCCAGTTCCCGCAGGCGATCACCGCCCGTGTGATCGGGGCGGAGCGCAAGGAGCCCTACGAGGCCCCGCCCGGGAGCGAGGAAGTGCCGGTGGTGGATTTCGGAGGATAGCGGGAGGATGACTGACGCGAGGGCAGGGAGGCGCCCACCAGGGAGCGCCCTGCCCTCGGTCTCATAGCCTCATCAGCATCACCTGGGTCAGGTGGATCGCGAAGAAGGCGATCAGCGGGGTGATGTCCACGCCACCGAGCGGCGGGATGACCTCGCTCAGCGGGCGAAGGATGGGGTCAGTGACCTGCCGGACGAAGCGCACCGCCACGTTGTCCGAGTAGGGGGAAACGAACCAGGACATCAGCGCTCGTGCGATTATCAACCACTTCAACAGCTCGAGGGCATAGTACAACAGCGTCAGCACGATCATCCACGCTCTCCCGTTCAGCCGGTTTCGTCCTGGAAAGGCCCCAGGAACAGCACGATCGGGTCACTCAGCCGCCCGACCGCCGCCCTCAGCCGCTCCACCGTCATCTCCTCTATTCCCGCCGCCAGACCGCTCGCTTCGCCGTAGACCAGCAGCTCGCGGGCGAGCTCTCGCGCCCGTTCCTCCGGGGCCGCGAGCGAATGCAGCCGTTCACCCCGATATCTCCGCAGCCGTG is a genomic window of Longimicrobiaceae bacterium containing:
- a CDS encoding LemA family protein, with translation MRLRRVAGLMLIGVTLSGCGYNRIQELDERTEELKSNIGVELTNRNSLIPNLVATVQGAAEFERGTYTEVAQARAGQLTQAQQALQQAVQSGDVEQMAAAEGQLNGQLRAFIQVAVEAYPQLRAQQNFMALQDQLAESENRISVARRDYNEAVRAYNTYIRQFPQAITARVIGAERKEPYEAPPGSEEVPVVDFGG
- a CDS encoding transglycosylase SLT domain-containing protein, producing MELRSAFSLSVSLGVVLGLGIVASSSSDAGSSPELVIAAVRTLTVPPVRFDLPIVPNSSVDRFVSLFRDEQSDRMALYLKRAGRYEGMIRSKLRERGLPEDLVYLSMIESGFNPNARSRASAVGLWQFMPGTARDYGLRVDAYVDERRHPERSTEAAIRYLEDLYEEFGAWNLAAAAYNTGAARVAQAMREVTGAERGVEADFWRIRRRLPADTREYVPLIFAAAIVGKEPHKYGIEQVERWLPLPTDTISVPGGTALSTLAGEMDVDVENLRSLNPHLVKSMTPPGPDYPVIVPDGAAQRYAAATGGAKSQAARVRTHEVRQGESLTLIARRHGVSVAALRQANGLAEDSVVRPGQILRLPV
- a CDS encoding YggT family protein, with product MIVLTLLYYALELLKWLIIARALMSWFVSPYSDNVAVRFVRQVTDPILRPLSEVIPPLGGVDITPLIAFFAIHLTQVMLMRL
- a CDS encoding phospholipase D-like domain-containing protein; this encodes MIGPSVDEVSTEVDAPAPPAGRVMLARALARQAERAMVRASDAPLIRGNTARILVDGPVAFDAWLAAIARAEKWIHLENYIIRDDSTGRLFREALIKRAAEGVRVRVLYDAVGCWATPRRFWKPFIEAGVDVRAFAPMGLRDPLNFLRRDHRKVIAVDGTYASVAGMCIGDEWRGDVARGIPPWRDTGVEFRGPVAAAIDRAFARTWSVAGEPLPADEIPDPDEVPRAGDVAVRVVEGEPGRSRIYRLSQFVAVGVERRLWITDPYFVTPPAMTEAFAAAARDGVDVRIIVPAYNNWPIVGGFSRAGYRPLLEAGVRLFEWEGPMIHAKTAVADGIWSRVGSSNLNLASLLGNWELDVAILDRQVAAEMEDLFIQDMQSSVELRVRSVEGGSLGKRFVYREPVLEQTAEPNRREVEAARSARERAPRGRRLGRVLGRVARASSVLGRALVGQRQVGREDRGWILMIAAGTLGLAVLGIVAPRLLAWPLSFLLFWLGIGSVFRAWPGRRKG